The Pseudomonas extremaustralis genome contains a region encoding:
- the rhtA gene encoding threonine/homoserine exporter RhtA, with product MTTSPRSLTSALFPVGLLLIAMASVQSGASLAKSMFPVVGAQGTTALRLIFASVIMLLLLRPWRAKLTASSLRTVIVYGMALGGMNFLFYMSLRSVPLGIAVALEFTGPLAVAIYASRRAVDFLWIALAIIGLLLLIPLGEASSGIDLIGASYALGAGVCWALYILYGQKAGNDNGVQTAALGVMIAALFVAPIGIVHAGAALLSPALIPVAIGVAILSTALPYTLEMVALTRLPARTFGTLMSIEPAFGALSGLFFLHEHLSLAQWIAITCIILASVGATVTMRKEPKPLVPAD from the coding sequence ATGACAACCTCACCACGCAGCCTGACCTCTGCATTGTTCCCTGTCGGCCTGTTGTTGATCGCCATGGCGTCCGTCCAGTCAGGGGCCTCCCTGGCCAAAAGCATGTTCCCTGTTGTCGGCGCACAAGGCACCACGGCCCTGCGCCTGATTTTCGCCAGCGTGATCATGCTACTTCTGTTACGCCCATGGCGCGCCAAGCTCACAGCCAGTTCCCTACGCACCGTGATCGTCTATGGCATGGCGTTGGGAGGCATGAACTTCCTCTTCTATATGTCCTTGCGCAGCGTACCGCTGGGCATCGCAGTCGCCCTCGAATTCACCGGACCGCTCGCGGTAGCGATCTATGCTTCTCGGCGAGCGGTAGACTTTCTATGGATTGCTCTGGCGATTATCGGCCTTCTCCTGCTGATCCCCTTGGGGGAGGCCAGCAGTGGTATCGACTTGATTGGCGCATCCTACGCATTAGGGGCCGGTGTCTGCTGGGCACTCTATATTCTTTATGGTCAGAAGGCAGGCAACGACAATGGAGTCCAGACAGCAGCCCTAGGCGTGATGATCGCAGCCTTGTTTGTCGCACCTATCGGCATCGTTCATGCAGGTGCCGCATTGCTGAGTCCCGCCCTGATTCCAGTCGCCATCGGGGTCGCCATTCTCTCCACCGCTCTACCCTATACCTTGGAGATGGTCGCGCTGACTCGTCTCCCTGCCCGTACCTTCGGCACGCTCATGAGCATCGAGCCCGCGTTCGGCGCGCTCTCCGGCCTGTTCTTCCTGCATGAGCACCTGTCCCTGGCACAATGGATCGCTATCACCTGCATTATCCTGGCCTCAGTCGGCGCAACGGTTACGATGCGTAAAGAGCCAAAGCCGCTGGTTCCTGCAGATTGA